tttccgggcacgtccaactggtaggaggccccggggaagaccgaggacacgctggagggattatatctcccggctggccttggaacgcctcgggatcccccagaatgagctggaaagtgctgcgggtgagagggaagcctgggtcggcctgctgaacctgctgccaccgcgacccgaccccggataagcgggtgataatggatggatggatggatggatgtttttcagtatttacctactGATAAGAAgaacagttcattttgtatacttttttaaTCACacttttagtttaatttattttgagtttgtggataaaagctgctTAAGACACTGATTTGTTTTCATAGTGCAGCGTCGGTTGTTATAGGttcagtgagtgagtattcTCAGCTAAAGTTACATCATGTTAGTCTTTTTGAAACTACTTCTCAGTAGTTGGactttttcatttcatgtttgtgcatgaaagcactgttgagtCTGTTGAAAAAGGCTGACGTTACTGAATAGTTATGAATTACCTCTTGTCccaggttcaaactgcaccatcttttcattaaatcaatttgagaagttgaaaatgttcgTCGAATGCTTGTCATTCACGGGGGATGGTGGGTCCCGcagccagaccagttgagaaccactgccccagaccagttgagagaCCACATAtatcacacatgttcttagcagctcacaatTATTTGATGAACCAGATTTCTGTCCTtatcaactgtgacaaaaaagctttgaacaaagttaacgTAATAGCTAGCGTATGTTTGACAGGGGGGcacactcctctgactagtggcaaTTATCTGACACCTAGTGGCACTCCTGAGACAACTACTGGCACTGGCAGCTCTTGGCACCTACTGACATATAAGGAGAGTGGAGATATTATCcgacttttattttggaaaaactCATTCTAACATTTAGGCATAACCACTTATCAGTGTAAGTTGGCAATCTGCAGATGCCATGAAAAAGTGAAAACACTTTTCATTGTTTATATTGCAGCTGATTATTAAAGTAGGCCTAACAATTAGTATAGAATGCACctttgttcctttttgtttctaAACTGCCTAAATCATAATGTTGTTAGCGGAAGTATTTCAATAAAGTCAATTTCTAAATAAAGTTTAACCTGGTTGCTCAACACAGGCATACAGTTTTAAGCTCCATATatctgtcaggactcagccagccggactccctcctcagcccgttcacacagtgacacccggtacctcagagcgctgccagggagctacgggcttggaggcggggacaagccaggggcgctccaactcacacctgaagccactcagctcgtcccacggctgcagctcgtcagctcgttgtattcggggggataaagatcaggactgtctgtgctgacgttgcgagttcgtgccatgatgtccgtggactttcctcctggtgtcgtcactgaactttccctcgtgtctttgctgactttttttgtgtggagtattttcttggattttttggggtttgatgttcgatcacccgtggactaaggggacactttgagttttttgtgtttcttttctaagcgacttgttgtgctcaataaactacgccgtgtgttcggctagaactaaaccttgctgttgtcgtgcgcttggggtcagagacaaaccataacaataTCGACTTATTCGCACCGTTGCTGAGTGACATTTCCCACCCATCTGATTTCAATGAGTCCTGTTCAATTCAAGGGTTCAAGATCTACgtgtagaaaaaaaagtttatccTCCTATTAGAATCTATATAGTTGTGCGGTTATAATCGTTGTTACACTTCAGTATGCATGTTCAGGTTTACCTGTTAGAAAAATAATTCCAGTGTTGTGCTTAGACAGTGCAGTCAAGGTAACGTATTATTGTGGTGGTATAACGTGATATGATAAGAATTGtacaaaattaaaacaaattaaaaaacgcTGGTACATTATAACAATATTCAGTATAGTACAGCAGAATTGCATATTGTAAATATTAAGTCTACAATAAGGCCATCATTatctatctgtccatccatctatctgtaCACTTAGGTATTGACAAAAAACGCAGCTCCTCTGTGACTGAATTAAAATCCATTCTATGATCATACAACTGATTTACGGCAGCTGACCTGTCGTAACAACAATGGGTGTTCAGTTTGTCAGCTTCTTGACGGGTGTCGAACGATCGCTTGCCACTGTCCTGacacctgactgacgcctgccacACACTTGCCACTGTGGTGCCAGTGCCACATTGAGGATCTCGTCTTTGTGAGGCACTTTGCACTTCTTTGCACCTTTCACCATTTGAtaaaaaacacagcacacacaaaaagcagacACATCACAAGTTCATCTGGTATGAAGTTCAATCCCAGACTACTGTCAGCTCTGGACTGATCAAGTACAGAGGAGTGAGTGTAAAAGGATTACTGAgggctttgttttcttttggcaGGCACTGCAGTCACTCATGTAATCTACGTTTGGCTGCAAGTGTGACATGTTGGTTGCCTTTCTTGTCCTTATGTGCAATTCCATTATAAAGGATACACACATGTCATGGGATatgtcacacatttaaaacatttttttttaaccctgaATCAGTCAGTGATATCATCACTTAACAAAAATGTTCCAGGCTGATAGAAGTGCAGTCTTACATTAGAGATGGCCTCCGTGTCAGAGAAGCAAGAGTGGAAGTGGGGCAAACCAAGGAAATTACTGTAATGCAGCCCTCAGCCGAAAGACCCTCTGCGTATGACAGAGAGAAGGCCGAAGTGCAGTTTCATCAGTGTGCATTACTGTCAAGCAAACTGAGGAGAAACCATAATTGCACTTTCCTCTTGGGGCTTGCTCCATTAAGGTTTGCATGGAGGCCTTTACTGTGTTTGGCTTGTCTGGCCATGTCAAACACGCATCACAgacaggaaatggaggaggatAATGGATGTATACTTAATggtccttcctgctgctgattTCACTGTGTTTACTCCTAGATTTGACACGTCAACATCTACTTTGTTTTCATCCTTGTCTGGAAAGATATACACCAGAAAACAGAAGCTTATATTCTGGGAATGACATGCTGAAAGCCGTGCTTTAGTTAAGTCTCTATTGTCTCTGGGCAGCAGGACATAATCATTCTTTAAAGGCAAATACGTGTTTTAAAGTAGTAATAAAGGCCAAATATGGGAACAGTTTAATTGGTATTCTAAACTGATGGGTGCAATCGACATGTCAATAATTATTTGTATCTGTGGAATGAATAATACCGTATGATACCAGACTGTGGGTCACTCACTTTGTTGAAAATCAGACGTAACCCTTTTGATAAGTCATCAACAGCCGTATCTTGAAAatgttccattttattttgacatacaACACTGttaacagaaagaaaatagttaTGTACATAAATAGGCAACAGAAAATGTACAGTCTTACACAAATAAGTACATAGTACATAGTAATAGTACAACTTTTAGCACATGTGTGCATTAATGGTATGTTCTATGGGAGACAACATGTTATAGCAGTCGGTCATTTAAAgtgaaatacacatttttaaaatccaTTCAAAAGCCGACTGCCCTGTTAAGACTGATGCTGACCCGAGAGGGAGtgcagagggcaggaagagtcCCTCACATGTTACGCATGGGAGATGGGAAGATAAGAGGCTCCATCCACATTGtctcatttctttatttgaccTATATTTATTTCTTCAAGGGACCTGACATTTTGCGTAGACCCTTTATCCTGTAGAGCAGCGCGTTGATAAAATCCTGAAGGGAAGATGAAGTAACTGTTACAGACTAGACACTGACACACTAACATCAAACAAGCAATACATGTTTTGTTAAAATCTTTAAATGCTTGTGTTTGGTTTTCAAAGTTATTCTTTGTCTCACCTCTTTTGGCTTTCCGCATTCCTGCAACAGCTCctaacaaagaaaagaaaacaagcacaTATAGGCTCACGAACAACATTACTTTTTTCAGTGCAAACATTGCAACACTGGGTTCCAGCAAGGGACACGTGATTGTTAAACTATTAGCCCACATTGCAAATAGTTAGTTATGTACCCAGGTATCATGGTGTTGAAAAGTTCAAACTCTTTGGACTTAAAGTTGGATTCCTGTGACACGCATTGTCCGTTGTTTGGAGAACAGCAGCTGTTCCATGAAGCAATAAATGACTGAATGTAGAAATAGCTAGAGATGCAATGTGAAGAGTGACTCACATGTCATTGTTTTTACGTTCATTTGCACAATCTTACCTGCAGGCGTGTTCTCTGGCCCTCGTCTGCCAACTCCAGGAGCTCATCTATGTCAATCTCTAACTCTGGAATCTCTTCCTCCTGTGaaagcagagagaaacaaatgTATAAGGCAGTATTCCTCTGTTCCTCTATTGCCCACACTTGTATTTCTACATGCTCCAAAAGCTCTTGCAAACGCTGGATAAAGTGGACCTCTTGCCATCCTTTTACTCGCAGTGGTAAGATTACAACACTGAGCAGTCATtcagaaggaaaagaaagtgtAAGATGTGATGCAACATGGCAAGGATTTCATTGAAGCACAGCACTATATAAGGTGTTGTATTGTCTCGTTTCAAGAGTCAGCACAATACTTTCATAGGTAAATGGATCACCCGAGTTAATAGTGTCGGCTGTATTGTTGTAATAAGAATAAACACTTTTCTTCCATAATCATTTCTCATAACAATGATAGTATTGGTGGTGCACACAAAAGCAATGCTGAAGTGCACTGAGCCATGAAGGCAAAAAGGCTCCAGGGGGCTATACTTGCAATATGCCTCTGCCAGATTTTATGGATGGTTTACCCAGCTAGCATTTATCTCAGCCATTACTGAGAGATTATTTCTAGTTTAAATGTTCTCCAAAGAATATATTCATTCAGCTAGGTTGTCTCACATTGTGAGTTAAAACACTAACCGAAGGGCAGGCTAACATATGAACTTGAGGTCTAAATCCATACAAACCCCTTTTTCCAAAATGTGAGCCTTAATTAAACAATGGTCGGCAGCACATTGAAAGATTAATGCCAACCTTGTGTAAAGtttgcaataaaagaaaaagggcaCAGAGTCGTCAGTTATAAAAAGCAATATAGCAAAGTAATCAAATGATATCACAATCGCTTATCCTCACCTTCTAACTACATTTTCAGAGGGAAAGAACAGTGCTCACTGGAGGAATCCTTAACCCTAAGATATCCAGAGTCAGCAGGTGCACACAAGTGGAGCCTCGTTTTAAGAGGAATATTTTCCGGTTGGTGAGTTTTCATGGCTGGTACGGATGGGGCTCATGTGGAAATGCTGAGTGGCGGACTAGATGGGCCCACCTTCAGAATCCCCTGTGTCCCACTCTAATTGATACATGCTGCCAGTGTGGATCCTGTGTGATTCTGCTGATGTCTGCATGACACACGCAGGTCTGGGTGCTTTTCTTTGTCCATCCTGTACATTTCTGTACTTTGTTTACCAGTTTTACTGTGTTAGGCTgtggattacattacattacattacatgtcatttagctgacgcttttatccaaagcgacttacaataagtgcattaaaccatgagtccaaactcagaacaacaagaatcaagcaagtacaatttcatcaataaagttaaactacaaagtgctatcagtaagagacatttaagtgctaccaaagtgctactacggctctaccctccctatttaaggtatagtcgaaaaagatgtgtttttagtttgcgacagaagatgtagagactttctgctgtcctgatgtcaatggggagctcgttccaccatcgaggagccaggacagcaaacagtcgtgacttcgtagagtgcTTAGCTGGATGTTTATGATGGTAAGGCCAAATCCTCAAACAGTTTggtaaatgtaaatgaaataagtcagaattattttcattattgcaTGTTGTGAAAATGACCAAAGTAAATTGCAAGTGATgaatgtacatactgtatatataattcTGAACTAGTCCTTTTTCAGTTTAAACCCTGCACAGTCTGCTTGTGACAGCAGGACCATGCAGAGCACCTCTGAATACCAGTAAGAGGAAAATGTGCATTCATCATGAAGAAATACGATGACCCTTTGACTAACTTTTCAGTATTTCATATTGTAGGCAGTCACATTTTCTAGCTTGCTGAGAGTTACCTTCATTGTTGGCGGAAAACATCATTTTAATGAGGCCTCTGGGcagaaatatctcaacagcaCTTGTTGGAAGTTTAAAAGCAATGGACTGAAGCTAAAGTAAATGTTGTCACTAATGTTGGAATTCATGAACATCGAAGTGGCTCCTGGGGATTGTCATTTTAGACAATACAGATGTATTCTGGATAAGCAGTTTGATTTTGTGGAGAGCAGATGACCTCCACTAGAATTTATGATTCAGAATCAGAAatgtttcatcatcatcatcatgaggTGACCTGGTTTTTTCCTATCGTGACTTCTTTTGTTTGGAACTCACATTTCAGTAAGTAGGCAAGCGTGATCATATAAATGTGTTCATCCATTTTTaaacaggttttatttatttcaacaatAACTTGTATATCTTTGTCTGTTTGATTTGATGATTGTTCAGAAAAtgtgttgttactttgtttagGGTAGTGCTATAAATATACATGACATTTACTAAAATTGCCTGAAGGATAACGATACTGATCAATCAGTCAGCCCATGCAACTGAAGATTTCTGAACTAGTAACACTGTGATGACAGTGAGTATTGATAAGCATGGCATGGCCTCCAAAGATAGTTCCTAATGATTTTGGTGACCCCCTGACTGGTCATCTAGAGCAACCCTCAGGTCAAAACTTGCTTAAGTCATATTGGAAACCAGACTGAAAGCCAGAATGTCCGTTTCAGTACATACTAAATATTTACGGATGATGAGGACCATGAGTACCCACCACCAAGACAAAAGTTAAGTTAAGTGCAATGTCCAGTCCAACATCTATTGAGCAGGTTATCACAATATTTCATCAGAAGATGAAGATCCTCTTCACTCTATCACTTCCAGGTGGCCGCATTTCCACAAAGCACATTTTAAGTTATAATAAACCAATTATCAGGAAGAGAACTGGAAATGCTCATGCTCTACATAAACTAAGCTAACCAACTGGatgtagcttcatattcaacGGACAGATATGAGAGTCTCTGATTTTCTCATAAAATTCAGATAAAAAGGCATTTCTAAAAATATTGAACTATTCCATTAAAGGTTGTTGACAGTGAAAGTCATGTAGTTTGTAGTTCACTGACCTATGGCGTTGGAAAATACTACAACAGAACATCGGTGGttccattacacacacatgtgtttgCGATGATAACGTGAAGGAAACCATGCCCAGGAAATCTAGCTGTTTGGAGAAGATGCCCGTGCATGTTTAACTTATCAGTTATCAGCCCCTTCCCTTTTCCTGCCAGAGGCACGAGCTGCACACACTTAAAATATCCATGAACTTCACAGACTGAGTCAGTTTAAAGAGGGGAAACAGAGGGTAAAGATACAAATCCTGTTGTTCAGTTATATACGATAAGAGAGGGCCAATTCCTAAAACATGATGGGATCAATCTTAGCCTGCAATACATTCATCCATATTtatcaatataaatgtattttaatgtccTGCGGTctatacatttatacaaaacAGTCATTCACTGAAAAGTCCTGATAGTTAGGTGTCATTGCAGG
The genomic region above belongs to Cyclopterus lumpus isolate fCycLum1 chromosome 22, fCycLum1.pri, whole genome shotgun sequence and contains:
- the zgc:162989 gene encoding protein phosphatase 1 regulatory subunit 14B; translated protein: MASEPSTQSRVMFQAADKTEEPPHRKLGKLTVKYNRKDLQRRLDIEEWIDGQLHLLFDCEEEEIPELEIDIDELLELADEGQRTRLQELLQECGKPKEDFINALLYRIKGLRKMSGPLKK